The Helicobacter pylori genome includes a window with the following:
- the nhaA gene encoding sodium/proton antiporter NhaA: MNIKKTENALSVTLKNFIKSESFGGIFLFLNAVLAMVVANSFLKESYFALWHTPFGFQIGDFFIGFSLHHWIDDVLMALFFLMIGLEIKRELLFGELSSFKKASFPVIAAIGGMIAPGLIYFFLNANTPSQHGFGIPMATDIAFALGVIMLLGKRVPTALKVFLITLAVADDLGAIVVIALFYTTNLKFAWLLGALGVVLILAVLNHLNTRSLIPYLLLGVLLWFCVHESGIHATIAAVILAFMIPVKIPKDSKNVELLELGKRYAETSSGALLTKEQQEILHSIEEKASALQSPLERLEHFLAPISGYFIMPLFAFANAGVSVDSSINLEVDKVLLGVILGLCLGKPLGIFLVTFISEKLKITARPKGISWWHILGAGLLAGIGFTMSMFISNLAFISEHKDAMEVAKIAILLGSLISGIIGALYLFLLNQRAALKK; the protein is encoded by the coding sequence ATGAATATCAAAAAAACAGAAAACGCGCTCAGTGTGACGCTTAAAAACTTCATTAAAAGCGAGTCTTTTGGAGGGATTTTCCTCTTTTTAAACGCTGTTTTAGCGATGGTGGTGGCTAATTCGTTTTTAAAAGAAAGTTATTTTGCGCTATGGCACACCCCTTTTGGGTTTCAAATAGGGGATTTTTTCATCGGCTTTAGTTTGCATCACTGGATTGATGATGTTTTAATGGCGTTATTTTTTTTAATGATAGGATTAGAGATCAAGCGAGAATTGTTGTTTGGGGAGCTATCCAGTTTCAAAAAAGCTTCTTTTCCTGTGATTGCGGCTATAGGGGGCATGATAGCCCCAGGATTGATTTATTTTTTTCTTAACGCTAACACGCCTTCTCAGCATGGTTTTGGGATCCCTATGGCGACAGATATTGCGTTCGCTTTGGGCGTGATCATGCTTTTAGGCAAGAGGGTGCCAACCGCTTTAAAGGTTTTTTTAATCACTCTAGCGGTGGCTGATGACTTGGGGGCTATTGTGGTGATCGCGCTTTTTTATACCACGAATTTAAAATTCGCATGGCTTTTAGGGGCTTTAGGGGTGGTTCTCATTCTAGCTGTATTAAACCACTTGAATACCCGCTCGCTTATCCCTTACTTGCTTTTAGGGGTGTTGCTTTGGTTTTGCGTGCATGAGAGCGGTATCCATGCGACGATTGCTGCAGTGATTCTAGCTTTTATGATACCGGTGAAGATCCCTAAAGATTCTAAAAATGTAGAGCTTTTAGAGCTGGGCAAGCGATACGCAGAAACGAGTTCAGGAGCGCTTTTGACCAAAGAACAGCAAGAGATCTTGCATTCCATTGAAGAAAAAGCGAGCGCTTTACAAAGCCCCTTAGAAAGATTGGAGCATTTTTTAGCCCCCATTAGCGGGTATTTCATCATGCCCTTATTTGCGTTTGCAAACGCTGGGGTGAGCGTTGATTCTAGCATCAATTTAGAAGTGGATAAGGTGCTTTTAGGGGTTATTTTAGGGCTTTGTTTGGGCAAGCCTTTAGGGATTTTTCTCGTCACTTTTATAAGCGAAAAGCTTAAAATCACCGCGCGCCCTAAAGGCATCAGCTGGTGGCATATTTTGGGGGCTGGGCTTTTAGCAGGGATTGGCTTTACCATGTCTATGTTTATTTCTAATTTGGCTTTCATAAGCGAGCATAAGGACGCTATGGAAGTGGCAAAAATTGCGATTTTACTGGGATCTTTGATTTCTGGGATCATAGGGGCTTTGTATTTATTTTTATTAAACCAAAGAGCGGCTTTAAAGAAATAG
- a CDS encoding RecB-like helicase, protein MDTKRQCMALKASAGSGKTFALSVRFLALLFKGANPSEILTLTFTKKATAEMKERILDYLKILQKENLEDEKEKEKSQNILKELEEKYHLDPSFVQNRAQEIYQRFLNAEIRISTIDAFFQSILRKFCWFVGLSANFEVNEDTKAHQQQLNESFLSALNNEQLEELSVFIAQCLSHDSYTSDSILERLRFLKNKLYLFDPNKKDPVFDEERFLEKLRSLNQQIQNIETASNEAKTAIKCDDFRGFLNSSLTWLKKKGEYRYFKKFKDEIPTLESECEEIENDLKRYYEARESALFKKFPKFIQLYDKATSKIQALDFDAIKDKVHALLNGYEEMPAEFFYFRLDSKIVHILIDEFQDTSLNDYKILAPFIDEIKAGIGQAKWNRSVFFVGDVKQSIYAFRGSFSSLFESVSKDFYHDNLQFNHRSSPLIINYVNTIFKKAYQDSPTAYLDQKYPKASSNKHATDGYVKVSLVADGRELLLEQILQEAKNLLEHRIEPKDITILCATNDDALEIKNYLQEHLSAIRPSTESSAKLSQFVESKIIKNALKYALAEEPYKPFYKHSVLKLAGYLHDDAIALAGFNPKKESVAGFVWKVMELFELYGECAQICLELAVGCEDADGFLEKLEAKKIASFNLKGAQIMTIHKSKGMQFPYVIVCERLGKPKSNNSNQFLEEYNGTELLRLYYRMKNREMVDKDYARALDKEEAAKESEETNKYYVAFTRAELGLVVVAKDKGQKKDQKESENKGMREKLDLAPLEEGEIAPVISPQKEPLIASVVIKPHAYGEQVQEIEEEPDSDYEKNNDQEAINFGIALHKGLEYQYAYNIPKKSVLEYLNYHHGFYGLDHQALEESLELFENDAEIQALFKNLALKGEAAFLFEGVVSRIDVLLWDKGQNLYVLDYKSSQNYQQSHKAQVSHYATFLQTQAPHFKIQAGIIYAHKRLLEKLWV, encoded by the coding sequence ATGGATACAAAAAGACAATGCATGGCTTTAAAAGCTTCAGCAGGAAGCGGGAAGACTTTCGCTTTGAGCGTGCGGTTTTTGGCCCTATTGTTTAAGGGGGCTAATCCTAGCGAGATTTTAACGCTCACTTTCACCAAAAAAGCCACCGCCGAAATGAAAGAGCGCATTTTAGACTATTTAAAAATCTTGCAAAAAGAAAATCTTGAAGATGAAAAAGAAAAAGAAAAATCCCAAAATATCCTAAAAGAATTAGAAGAAAAATACCATTTAGACCCTAGTTTTGTGCAAAATAGGGCTCAAGAAATCTACCAACGCTTTTTAAACGCCGAAATTAGAATCAGCACCATTGATGCGTTTTTCCAAAGCATTTTAAGGAAATTTTGCTGGTTTGTGGGGTTGAGCGCGAATTTTGAAGTCAATGAAGACACAAAAGCGCACCAGCAACAGCTCAATGAGAGTTTTTTGAGCGCTTTAAATAATGAACAGCTTGAGGAATTGAGCGTTTTTATCGCTCAATGCTTAAGCCATGATAGTTACACAAGCGATTCTATTTTAGAGCGGTTGCGTTTTTTAAAAAACAAGCTCTATTTATTTGATCCCAATAAGAAAGATCCTGTATTTGATGAAGAGAGGTTTTTAGAAAAACTAAGAAGCTTAAACCAACAAATTCAAAACATAGAAACAGCATCAAATGAGGCTAAAACAGCCATTAAATGCGATGATTTTAGGGGATTTTTAAACAGCTCTTTAACCTGGCTTAAAAAAAAGGGCGAATACCGCTATTTCAAAAAATTCAAAGATGAAATCCCCACTTTAGAGAGCGAATGCGAAGAAATTGAAAACGATCTAAAACGCTATTATGAAGCCAGAGAAAGTGCATTGTTTAAAAAATTCCCTAAATTCATCCAGCTTTATGATAAAGCCACTTCTAAAATCCAAGCCCTGGATTTTGATGCGATTAAAGATAAAGTCCATGCCTTATTGAATGGTTATGAAGAAATGCCAGCGGAGTTTTTTTATTTCAGATTGGACAGCAAGATCGTGCACATTTTGATTGATGAATTTCAAGACACGAGCTTGAACGATTATAAGATTTTAGCCCCTTTTATTGATGAGATTAAAGCCGGGATAGGGCAAGCTAAATGGAATAGGAGCGTGTTTTTTGTGGGCGATGTCAAACAGAGCATTTATGCCTTTAGGGGGAGTTTTAGCTCCTTGTTTGAAAGCGTTTCTAAGGATTTTTACCACGATAATTTACAATTCAACCACCGCAGTTCGCCTTTGATTATTAATTATGTGAATACCATTTTTAAAAAGGCTTATCAAGATTCCCCCACCGCTTATTTGGATCAAAAATACCCTAAAGCTTCCAGTAATAAACATGCTACAGACGGCTATGTGAAAGTTTCTTTAGTGGCTGATGGAAGAGAATTGTTGTTAGAACAAATCTTGCAAGAAGCTAAAAACCTTTTAGAGCATCGTATTGAGCCTAAAGACATTACCATTTTATGTGCCACTAATGATGACGCTTTAGAAATCAAAAATTATTTGCAAGAGCATTTGAGCGCCATTCGCCCAAGCACGGAATCTAGCGCTAAATTGTCTCAATTTGTAGAATCTAAAATCATTAAGAACGCTTTAAAATACGCTCTAGCTGAAGAACCTTACAAGCCCTTTTATAAGCACAGCGTTTTAAAACTCGCTGGATATTTGCATGATGATGCGATCGCTTTAGCTGGTTTCAACCCCAAAAAAGAGAGCGTGGCGGGCTTTGTGTGGAAGGTGATGGAATTGTTTGAGCTTTATGGAGAGTGCGCACAAATCTGCTTGGAGTTGGCGGTTGGGTGCGAAGACGCTGATGGATTTTTAGAAAAATTAGAGGCTAAAAAGATTGCTTCTTTCAATTTAAAAGGCGCTCAAATCATGACCATCCATAAATCTAAAGGCATGCAATTCCCTTATGTGATCGTGTGCGAACGCTTGGGCAAGCCTAAATCCAATAACTCCAATCAATTCCTTGAAGAATATAATGGCACAGAGCTTCTTCGCCTTTATTACAGGATGAAAAATCGTGAGATGGTGGATAAAGATTACGCTAGGGCTTTAGACAAAGAAGAAGCGGCTAAAGAGAGTGAAGAAACCAATAAGTATTATGTCGCATTCACTAGGGCTGAGTTAGGGCTGGTTGTCGTGGCTAAAGACAAAGGCCAAAAAAAAGACCAAAAAGAAAGCGAAAACAAAGGAATGCGCGAAAAATTGGATCTTGCGCCTTTAGAAGAGGGGGAAATCGCACCGGTTATTTCTCCTCAAAAAGAGCCTTTAATCGCAAGCGTTGTAATCAAACCCCATGCCTATGGCGAGCAAGTCCAAGAGATAGAAGAAGAGCCAGATAGCGATTATGAAAAGAATAACGACCAGGAAGCGATCAACTTTGGTATCGCCTTGCACAAGGGGTTAGAATACCAATACGCTTATAATATTCCTAAAAAAAGCGTTTTAGAATATTTAAACTACCATCATGGTTTTTATGGTTTGGATCACCAAGCGTTAGAAGAAAGTTTAGAGCTTTTTGAAAACGATGCAGAGATACAAGCTCTTTTTAAAAATTTGGCCCTAAAGGGTGAAGCGGCTTTTTTATTTGAAGGAGTTGTATCTAGGATTGATGTTTTATTGTGGGATAAGGGGCAAAATTTGTATGTTTTAGATTATAAAAGCTCTCAAAATTACCAGCAAAGCCACAAGGCTCAAGTGTCTCATTACGCTACGTTTTTGCAAACTCAAGCCCCCCATTTTAAGATACAAGCGGGCATTATTTACGCTCATAAAAGACTGCTTGAAAAATTATGGGTTTGA
- the rpsB gene encoding 30S ribosomal protein S2 → MVTMKDLLECGVHFGHQTRRWNPKTKKFIFGVRKNIHIIDLQKTLRYFRYTYNIVCDASAQGKSIMFVGTKKQANETLKEFAESIQVPYVNYRWLGGMLTNFSTIRKSVRKLEIIEEMENSGQIDLLTKKEKLMILRKKEKLDKYLGGVRHMKKIPDMIFVIDVAKEKIAVAEARKLHIPIVAPLDTNCDPDLVDYPIPGNDDAIRSIRLFCKEMSEAILEGRELMQEEIVHADENSEEIEYVSNEEKEEMLAEIQKEITQGAE, encoded by the coding sequence ATGGTAACCATGAAAGATTTATTAGAATGCGGTGTGCATTTTGGACACCAAACAAGGCGTTGGAACCCTAAAACCAAGAAATTCATTTTTGGCGTTAGGAAAAATATCCATATTATTGATTTGCAAAAAACTTTGCGCTATTTTAGATACACTTATAATATCGTGTGCGATGCGAGCGCTCAAGGCAAGAGCATCATGTTTGTAGGCACTAAAAAACAAGCCAATGAGACTTTGAAAGAATTTGCTGAAAGCATTCAAGTCCCTTATGTCAATTACCGCTGGCTTGGTGGCATGCTGACTAATTTTAGCACCATTAGAAAATCGGTGAGGAAATTAGAAATCATTGAAGAAATGGAAAATAGCGGTCAAATTGATTTATTGACTAAAAAAGAAAAACTCATGATTTTAAGGAAAAAAGAAAAGCTGGATAAATATCTTGGTGGGGTGCGCCACATGAAAAAAATCCCTGATATGATTTTTGTGATTGATGTGGCTAAAGAAAAAATCGCTGTCGCTGAAGCAAGAAAACTCCATATCCCTATCGTGGCTCCCTTAGACACTAACTGCGATCCTGATTTAGTGGATTACCCCATTCCTGGAAATGACGATGCGATCCGCTCTATTAGGCTATTTTGTAAAGAAATGAGCGAAGCGATTTTAGAGGGGCGAGAACTCATGCAAGAAGAAATCGTCCATGCGGATGAAAATAGCGAAGAGATAGAGTATGTGAGCAATGAAGAAAAAGAAGAAATGCTCGCTGAAATCCAAAAAGAAATCACTCAAGGAGCCGAATAA
- the tsf gene encoding translation elongation factor Ts — translation MSGISAQLVKKLRDLTDAGMMDCKKALVEVAGDLQKAIDFLREKGLSKAAKKADRIAAEGVIALEVAPDFKSAMMVEINSETDFVAKNEGFKELVKKTLETIKAHNIHTTEELLKSPLDNKPFEEYLHSQIAVIGENILVRKIAHLKAPSSHIINGYAHSNARVGVLIGIKYDNEKNAPKVIELARNIAMHAAAMKPQVLDSKDFSLDFVKKETLALIAEIEKDNEEAKRLGKPLKNIPTFGSRIELSDEVLAHQKKAFEDELKAQGKPEKIWDKIVPGKMERFIADNTLIDQRLTLLGQFYVMDDKKTIAQVVADCSKEWDDNLEITEYTRFELGEGIEKKAENFAEEVALQMK, via the coding sequence ATGTCAGGAATTAGCGCTCAATTAGTCAAAAAATTAAGAGACTTAACCGATGCGGGCATGATGGATTGCAAAAAAGCCCTTGTAGAAGTGGCTGGGGATTTGCAAAAGGCTATTGATTTCTTGCGCGAAAAAGGCTTGAGTAAAGCCGCTAAAAAGGCCGATAGGATCGCTGCTGAGGGCGTTATCGCTTTAGAAGTAGCGCCTGATTTTAAAAGTGCGATGATGGTAGAAATCAATAGCGAAACGGATTTTGTGGCTAAAAATGAGGGCTTTAAGGAATTGGTTAAAAAAACTTTAGAAACGATCAAAGCCCACAATATTCATACCACAGAAGAACTGCTTAAAAGCCCGTTAGACAACAAGCCTTTTGAAGAATATTTGCACTCTCAAATCGCTGTGATTGGTGAAAACATTCTAGTGAGAAAAATCGCTCATTTAAAAGCCCCTAGCTCTCATATCATCAACGGCTATGCGCATTCGAACGCCAGAGTGGGCGTGTTAATCGGTATAAAATACGATAATGAAAAAAACGCTCCAAAAGTAATTGAACTGGCCCGAAACATCGCTATGCATGCCGCAGCGATGAAACCTCAAGTATTAGACAGCAAAGACTTTAGCCTTGATTTTGTCAAAAAAGAAACTTTAGCCTTGATCGCTGAAATTGAAAAAGACAATGAAGAAGCTAAACGCTTGGGCAAACCTTTAAAAAACATTCCTACTTTTGGGAGCCGCATTGAATTGAGCGATGAAGTTTTAGCACACCAAAAGAAAGCCTTTGAAGACGAATTAAAAGCGCAAGGCAAGCCTGAAAAAATCTGGGATAAAATCGTTCCTGGAAAAATGGAAAGATTCATCGCTGACAACACCCTTATTGATCAACGCCTGACCCTTTTAGGGCAATTCTATGTCATGGACGATAAAAAGACTATCGCTCAAGTGGTTGCTGATTGCTCCAAAGAGTGGGATGACAATTTAGAAATCACTGAGTATACGCGTTTTGAATTGGGCGAAGGCATTGAGAAAAAGGCAGAAAATTTCGCTGAAGAAGTAGCTTTACAAATGAAATAG